The genomic stretch GTTAAGGTGCTCCGCAATGCCCTTGCAAAACAGTATATGGAGGTAGCCAAAAAGCTTCGGGCAGAAGGCGCTGTGCTTCAACAACAGGGCAAGATAGAGGCTGCAATAGTAAAATACGAACAAAGCCTGAAATACTACCCTGATCCCGAACTTGATGCGCATCTTGCAAAATTGCAGGACGCCCTGTACGTTTCCAAAAAGCCGAAGATTGAGCTGGAGGGCGTGCCTGAAGGGTTCCGCAACGAATTGGCCGTTATAGAAAACATAAAAAAAGACCCAAGCAGGGCCAATATCGAAGCACTTGCAGCAACAAGGTATCAATATGCTCTGAGCTTGACTAAGATGGCAACTAAGAAAAATGATGAAGACGCGCAAATGCTTGCCCTTGTTTATGCAAAATCCGCAACCGAGCTTGCGCCTAACAATCCGGACTACTGGTCCCTGCTCGGGCAGACATACGACAGGATTGGCGCCGACGGTGAGATGGCCGGTATTATGGCTGAAGACGCGCTGCAAAAGGCCGTTGAATTAAGCCCCGAAAACAATATACTTCGGTTGCTTCTCGGTCAGTCCTGCTACAGGCATGGAAATTTTTCTTCCGCTCTTGTCCAATTCGAGGCCGCGTTAAAGAGAGATTCAAAAAAGATTTCGCCTCCGACAGTTGCAACGATGTGTTCAGCCTATATTCTGGATTCACAATATGACAGGGGGGTCGCTTTTTTCAGAAGTATACTTGAAAAGCAACCCGATGCGGACAGTGCGCGGATAGCCCTTGCAATACTCGTCCACAGGCAAAGCAACAACGTACAGGCCATGGAGGAACTGGACTGGATAATAAAGAAAAAGGGAGCTTCTGATGAAAACCGTGCATATGCGCTTACCTTGTTTGAGGAATGGAAGTCTCAGGGGGCGAAGCCATGAAACATAGATTTTTGATATTTTTTTGTCTGGCCGCATATGTTTTTTTCACGGCGCATCCTTCTTCCTGCAACACAGAAGACCTTGAAACGCGCAGGATGCAGTATCAAAACGATGTTGCGGCAGTCACTGAACGTTTTGAAGGAATGATTCCTCCTGAAGCGTGCGATGCGGACGGTTTACCGATGAAAGAACACCCGGCATACAAAAAAGTAAAGGCGCAATATGA from Pseudomonadota bacterium encodes the following:
- a CDS encoding tetratricopeptide repeat protein; the encoded protein is MHKQIIIILVFLLFLFFNLQAIMGSDIESPGICHAQATGTTAGAYDQKNNMEIAKKFRTEGEVLQKKGQLAAAIDKYELSQRYYPDTKLADHVKVLRNALAKQYMEVAKKLRAEGAVLQQQGKIEAAIVKYEQSLKYYPDPELDAHLAKLQDALYVSKKPKIELEGVPEGFRNELAVIENIKKDPSRANIEALAATRYQYALSLTKMATKKNDEDAQMLALVYAKSATELAPNNPDYWSLLGQTYDRIGADGEMAGIMAEDALQKAVELSPENNILRLLLGQSCYRHGNFSSALVQFEAALKRDSKKISPPTVATMCSAYILDSQYDRGVAFFRSILEKQPDADSARIALAILVHRQSNNVQAMEELDWIIKKKGASDENRAYALTLFEEWKSQGAKP